From the Hevea brasiliensis isolate MT/VB/25A 57/8 chromosome 15, ASM3005281v1, whole genome shotgun sequence genome, one window contains:
- the LOC110632259 gene encoding histone deacetylase 19: METGGNSLPSGPDGVKRKVCYFYDPEVGNYYYGQGHPMKPHRIRMTHALLAHYGLLQHMQVLKPFPARDRDLCRFHADDYVAFLRSITPETQQDQLRHLKRFNVGEDCPVFDGLYSFCQTYAGGSVGGAVKLNHSLCDIAINWSGGLHHAKKCEASGFCYVNDIVLAILELLKQHERVLYVDIDIHHGDGVEEAFYTTDRVMTVSFHKFGDYFPGTGDIRDIGHGKGKYYSLNIPLDDGVDDESYHFLFKPIIGKVMEIFKPGAVILQCGADSLSGDRLGCFNLSIKGHAECVKFMRSFNVPLLLLGGGGYTIRNVARCWCYETGVALGMEVDDKMPQHEYYEYFGPDYTLHVAPSNMENKNSRRLLDEIRSNLLDNLSKLQHAPSVQFQERPPNTELPEVDEDQDDGDERWDPSSDMDVDDERAKREIIKTETKDLESQKGIAVHPRGSETTADETTSTKALDAGPMQVDESSVKIERENVNKTSDSVFYKS; this comes from the exons ATGGAGACTGGTGGCAATTCTCTGCCGTCTGGTCCTGATGGAGTGAAGAGAAAGGTTTGCTATTTTTATGACCCAGAGGTGGGCAATTACTACTATGGACAGGGTCACCCCATGAAGCCGCATCGCATTCGAATGACCCATGCTCTTCTTGCCCACTATGGTTTGCTTCAGCACATGCAGGTCCTTAAGCCCTTTCCTGCTCGAGATAGGGATCTTTGCCGCTTCCATGCTGATGATTATGTGGCTTTCCTCCGCAGCATTACGCCTGAAACCCAGCAGGACCAGCTCAGGCATCTCAAGCGCTTTAATGTGGGTGAAGATTGCCCTGTCTTTGATGGCCTCTACTCCTTCTGTCAAACTTATGCCGGTGGCTCTGTTGGTGGTGCTGTCAAATTAAACCATAGTCTTTGTGACATTGCTATCAATTGGTCTGGTGGCCTTCATCATGCTAAGAAGTGTGAAGCTTCTGGCTTTTGCTATGTCAATGATATTGTCCTTGCAATCTTGGAGCTTCTTAAACAGCATGAG CGTGTTCTCTACGTGGATATTGACATTCACCATGGTGATGGTGTGGAGGAGGCATTTTACACCACTGATAGGGTCATGACagtttcatttcacaaatttggAGATTATTTTCCAGGTACTGGGGATATACGTGATATTGGACATGGGAAAGGGAAATACTATTCCCTTAATATTCCATTGGATGATGGAGTAGATGATGAGAGCTACCATTTCCTATTTAAACCAATAATTGGAAAAGTAATGGAAATCTTTAAGCCTGGTGCTGTGATTCTTCAATGTGGCGCTGACTCATTATCTGGGGATAGATTAGGATGCTTCAACCTTTCAATCAAGGGCCATGCAGAATGTGTGAAATTTATGAGATCATTCAATGTGCCCTTATTGCTATTGGGTGGTGGTGGTTATACTATTCGGAATGTTGCTCGCTGCTGGTGCTATGAG ACTGGAGTTGCTCTTGGAATGGAAGTTGATGACAAGATGCCACAGCATGAGTATTATGAATACTTTGGTCCAGACTATACCCTCCATGTTGCCCCTAGTAATATGGAAAATAAGAATTCACGTCGATTGCTGGATGAAATACGGTCCAACCTTCTTGATAATCTCTCAAAGCTTCAACATGCACCCAGTGTCCAGTTTCAGGAAAGACCACCCAATACTGAGCTCCCAGAG GTGGATGAAGATCAGGATGATGGGGATGAGAGATGGGATCCAAGTTCTGACATGGATGTTGATGATGAGCG AGCAAAGAGAGAAATAATTAAGACTGAAACAAAAGATCTG GAGAGTCAGAAAGGAATTGCTGTACATCCTAGAGGCTCGGAAACAACAGCAGATGAGACCACAAGTACTAAG GCATTAGATGCGGGTCCAATGCAAGTTGATGAATCGAGTGTAAAGATTGAACGTGAAAATGTGAACAAGACATCTGATTCTGTGTTCTACAAATCATAA